From Halapricum desulfuricans, a single genomic window includes:
- the mobA gene encoding molybdenum cofactor guanylyltransferase has product MSTRAGIVLAGGFARRFGDCDKTLAELRGKPLIAHAVQSLRPAVDRVIVSCRHEQRPSFERVLSNVTYRPDPTPDEGPLAGLDAALDGLDATAVAVSTADRPLVPTDLYRHLFDARSAEAIVIRAEGIDQPVPAVFDAPALRTAVSDQRARGTRRLRAVLDAVEYTTVPATMVARRWGEHALVDVNTPAQLDRLNESR; this is encoded by the coding sequence GTGAGTACGCGTGCCGGGATCGTCCTCGCTGGCGGGTTCGCACGTCGGTTCGGCGACTGTGACAAGACGCTTGCCGAACTCCGTGGCAAGCCCTTGATCGCACACGCGGTCCAGTCACTTCGACCAGCCGTCGACCGAGTGATCGTTAGCTGTCGCCACGAGCAACGGCCGTCGTTCGAACGCGTCCTCTCGAACGTCACGTATCGGCCGGACCCGACTCCGGACGAGGGGCCGCTGGCGGGGCTGGACGCCGCACTCGATGGGCTCGACGCAACGGCGGTGGCTGTCTCGACTGCCGATCGGCCGCTGGTTCCCACGGACCTGTACCGGCACCTCTTCGACGCACGTTCCGCGGAGGCGATCGTGATCCGAGCGGAGGGGATCGATCAGCCAGTCCCCGCAGTTTTCGATGCTCCGGCACTTCGCACTGCAGTTAGCGACCAGCGGGCGCGTGGGACGCGACGCCTGCGGGCCGTCCTCGATGCGGTCGAATACACGACAGTCCCGGCCACGATGGTTGCACGACGCTGGGGGGAGCACGCTCTCGTCGACGTGAATACGCCAGCACAGCTGGACCGGCTGAACGAGTCTCGGTAG
- a CDS encoding OsmC family protein translates to MPTRNAEATWRGDLQTGSGDLALGSGVYEGPYSFASRFEDGDETNPEELIGAAHAGCFVMALSNELDEAGYEAEELHADAEVHLDPEALEIDWVELTLEATIPDIDEETFQEIAAGAKENCPVSKALAGVDIRLDATLV, encoded by the coding sequence ATGCCAACCCGCAACGCAGAAGCGACCTGGCGTGGAGACCTCCAGACCGGCAGCGGTGACCTCGCTCTCGGCAGCGGCGTGTACGAGGGACCGTACTCCTTCGCGTCGCGGTTCGAAGACGGTGACGAGACGAACCCCGAAGAACTCATCGGCGCGGCCCACGCCGGCTGTTTCGTTATGGCGCTGTCGAACGAACTCGACGAGGCCGGCTACGAGGCCGAGGAACTGCACGCCGACGCGGAGGTTCACCTCGACCCCGAGGCGCTGGAGATCGACTGGGTCGAACTCACGCTCGAAGCGACGATTCCCGATATCGACGAGGAAACCTTCCAGGAGATCGCTGCCGGCGCCAAAGAGAACTGCCCGGTCTCGAAAGCGCTGGCCGGTGTCGACATCCGCCTCGACGCGACGCTCGTGTAG
- the ilvD gene encoding dihydroxy-acid dehydratase, producing MPADPLPSEKDENLRSAEVTEGADRAPHRSLFRAAGLSDEEIHNPHIGIANSWNEIVPGHVHLDELAEYVKEGVREAGGTPLEFNTIAVDDGIAMGHEGMRSSLPSREVIADSVELMANAHQFDGIVALASCDKIVPGMLMAIARLDIPAIVVTGGHMAAGEHEGEPVDLVDVFEGVSQHAEGEMDDDELYQLECTACPGEGSCAGMFTANTMACVTETLGLSWTECATHGATDERKFEIARQSGRQILDLVERDIRPSEFLTRESFENAVTVDLALGGSTNTMLHLPAIAQEAGLDLTLTDFEEIAERTPHLAHMSPAGPWRMEHLRDDGGLPALYHRIDDLLNLDTPTVDGRTIGGRMGDRQPSGQVIRERDNPVHEVGGLAVLRGNLAPEGSVVKAGAMDDSMRQFEGRARVYESQQAMLQAYDDGEIEQGDVVVIRYEGPKGGPGMPEMLEPTSKISGSPTLSGEVALLTDGRFSGGTRGAAIGHISPEAAAGGPIALVEEDDTIRIDVDAGELTLAVSQDELQRRAAEWEPPTIEANGVIERFAALATSAATGGVLEAPDHTAPAIQLEGPSDRTATGDD from the coding sequence ATGCCTGCAGATCCATTGCCGTCCGAGAAAGACGAGAACCTCCGGAGTGCGGAAGTGACTGAAGGTGCCGATCGCGCACCGCATCGATCGCTGTTCCGCGCCGCGGGGCTGAGTGACGAGGAGATACACAACCCGCACATCGGAATCGCCAACTCCTGGAACGAGATCGTCCCCGGCCACGTCCATCTGGACGAACTGGCCGAGTACGTCAAGGAAGGCGTCCGCGAGGCCGGCGGTACACCGCTCGAGTTCAACACGATCGCCGTCGACGACGGGATCGCGATGGGCCACGAGGGGATGCGATCCTCGCTCCCGTCCAGGGAGGTCATCGCCGATTCGGTCGAGCTGATGGCCAATGCCCATCAGTTCGACGGGATCGTCGCGCTGGCGTCCTGTGACAAAATTGTCCCCGGGATGTTGATGGCCATTGCCCGACTGGACATCCCGGCGATCGTCGTCACCGGCGGGCACATGGCGGCCGGCGAGCACGAGGGCGAACCGGTCGACCTGGTCGACGTCTTCGAGGGCGTCAGCCAGCACGCGGAAGGCGAGATGGACGACGACGAACTCTACCAGCTCGAATGTACCGCCTGTCCCGGTGAGGGATCCTGCGCGGGGATGTTCACTGCGAACACGATGGCCTGTGTCACCGAGACACTTGGGCTCTCCTGGACCGAATGTGCGACCCACGGCGCGACCGACGAGCGTAAATTCGAGATCGCACGCCAGAGCGGCCGGCAGATCCTGGATCTCGTCGAGAGGGATATCCGGCCCTCCGAGTTCCTCACCCGCGAAAGCTTCGAGAACGCCGTGACAGTCGATCTCGCGCTCGGTGGGTCGACCAACACCATGCTGCACCTCCCGGCGATCGCCCAGGAAGCCGGGCTGGACCTGACGCTGACAGATTTCGAGGAGATCGCCGAACGGACACCCCACCTGGCGCATATGAGTCCCGCCGGCCCCTGGCGGATGGAACACCTCCGGGACGACGGCGGCCTCCCGGCACTGTACCACCGGATCGACGACTTGCTCAACCTGGACACACCGACAGTCGACGGCCGGACGATTGGCGGCCGAATGGGCGATCGTCAGCCCAGCGGACAAGTCATTCGCGAGCGGGACAACCCCGTCCACGAGGTGGGTGGGCTCGCAGTACTGCGCGGCAATCTGGCACCTGAAGGCTCGGTTGTCAAGGCCGGCGCGATGGACGACTCGATGCGACAGTTCGAGGGCCGTGCGAGAGTATACGAATCCCAGCAGGCAATGTTGCAGGCCTACGACGACGGCGAAATCGAGCAGGGCGACGTGGTCGTGATCCGCTACGAGGGGCCGAAAGGCGGTCCCGGGATGCCGGAAATGCTCGAACCGACCTCGAAGATCAGCGGCTCGCCCACGCTCTCGGGCGAGGTCGCGTTGCTGACCGACGGACGGTTCTCCGGTGGCACTCGCGGTGCCGCGATCGGTCACATCAGCCCCGAAGCGGCCGCTGGTGGTCCGATCGCGCTCGTCGAAGAGGACGACACGATCCGGATCGACGTGGACGCAGGCGAGTTGACCCTTGCCGTGTCACAAGACGAGCTACAGCGTCGGGCAGCCGAGTGGGAGCCGCCGACGATCGAAGCAAACGGCGTCATCGAGCGGTTCGCCGCGCTCGCGACCAGCGCGGCGACCGGTGGCGTGCTGGAGGCCCCGGATCACACTGCACCGGCGATCCAACTCGAAGGGCCGTCGGATCGCACCGCGACTGGTGACGACTGA
- a CDS encoding ABC transporter substrate-binding protein: protein MMNRRAFLGSLGVASTTALSGCTVFGQNSGAPGPIQLAYDAAPPHFQAVVMDREGWFEEMDADFETEEASCNSIVQLLTTGKADIGMIGVVPALVVADSDAEASVVSASSKNGFVVLTAESVADRFEADSGGFDAVDGRRFTLGTYPKGSVSDITARYWISNEREASLENVELVHLGGPGAARQALLAGEVDGAVIPEPTPTLIEERTDAPYQRVARVEQFIPGEPAGVTVARDSFAEKRPDAVEAFIDRHASATQFIHDNPDQAATYMSDVYGGESALDASTARAALDSPATQYTTDPHDITSGAEVLAEYAHRLGKTDSRLTADELFDMSYYDRAVGDQ from the coding sequence ATGATGAATCGCCGTGCGTTCCTTGGAAGTCTCGGTGTTGCCAGCACGACCGCCCTTTCAGGTTGTACGGTGTTCGGGCAAAACAGCGGTGCTCCTGGGCCGATCCAACTGGCCTACGACGCGGCGCCGCCCCACTTCCAGGCAGTCGTTATGGATCGGGAAGGCTGGTTCGAGGAGATGGACGCCGACTTCGAGACCGAAGAGGCCAGCTGTAACAGCATCGTCCAGTTGCTTACGACCGGCAAAGCTGACATCGGGATGATCGGTGTGGTTCCGGCACTTGTCGTTGCGGACTCAGACGCCGAGGCATCTGTTGTCTCGGCGAGTTCGAAAAACGGGTTCGTCGTGCTGACCGCGGAATCGGTCGCCGACCGATTCGAGGCTGACAGTGGTGGGTTCGATGCGGTGGACGGGCGACGATTCACACTCGGCACGTATCCGAAGGGGAGTGTCTCGGATATCACTGCTCGATACTGGATCAGCAACGAACGCGAGGCGTCTCTTGAGAATGTCGAACTCGTCCATCTCGGCGGGCCGGGTGCTGCCCGTCAGGCACTACTCGCAGGTGAGGTCGACGGGGCCGTTATCCCGGAGCCGACGCCGACGCTGATTGAGGAACGCACGGACGCCCCCTACCAGCGCGTCGCACGTGTCGAGCAGTTCATTCCCGGCGAACCGGCCGGCGTGACTGTCGCCCGGGACTCCTTCGCGGAGAAGCGACCCGACGCCGTGGAGGCGTTCATCGATCGGCACGCATCGGCAACCCAGTTCATCCACGACAATCCCGACCAGGCCGCGACCTATATGAGCGACGTCTACGGTGGCGAAAGTGCCCTTGACGCCTCAACAGCACGGGCAGCACTCGACTCCCCGGCGACGCAGTACACCACCGACCCACACGATATCACGTCCGGGGCCGAGGTATTGGCCGAGTACGCCCACCGACTCGGGAAGACCGACTCGCGTCTCACGGCCGATGAGTTGTTCGATATGTCCTATTACGACCGGGCCGTCGGGGATCAGTGA
- a CDS encoding DUF2061 domain-containing protein, which produces MAGRSLLPITVANPRRSWSESLLKALVYRLFMLVLTVVVAYAVTADPTASLQIGVATNILKTGTYYAYERIWDRFRFEVDSDG; this is translated from the coding sequence ATGGCTGGCAGGTCGCTGTTGCCGATCACGGTCGCCAATCCGCGACGCAGTTGGAGCGAGTCGCTACTGAAAGCGCTGGTCTACCGGCTGTTTATGCTCGTCCTGACTGTCGTCGTCGCCTACGCCGTCACGGCCGACCCGACGGCCTCGCTACAGATCGGGGTCGCCACCAATATCCTCAAGACGGGGACGTACTACGCCTACGAGCGTATCTGGGACCGCTTCCGGTTCGAGGTGGACAGCGATGGCTAG
- a CDS encoding ABC transporter permease, which yields MASRPSDRTDALSATRESITVAFEAVDRSSVMSGRVGRGLVGAAVFVAGWWSLASTVPSYLLPTPAAVLGAFVTELTTPATFAFGGVELKLTELSAVLLQSLLHYVPGLLLGVGLGAPLGIALGYSTRLDEYFTPAVGLLRPIPPLAWMGFVIAWVGIGHAGAAVIVAIGSFWITLLGAHDGVRELPTEWIEVGESLGVRDHRTMVRKVVIPGVAPSVSTAVRTSLGRSWMIIVAAELFGAPGLGYRIIHTAQSLAMDVSMAYMVALGLAYLATDALFQVAREVAAP from the coding sequence ATGGCTAGTCGCCCGTCCGATCGCACTGATGCACTGTCGGCCACGCGCGAATCTATCACTGTCGCATTCGAGGCGGTCGACCGATCATCGGTTATGTCGGGTCGAGTAGGGCGCGGTCTCGTCGGCGCGGCCGTCTTCGTGGCCGGTTGGTGGTCGCTCGCGAGTACGGTTCCGTCCTACCTGCTCCCGACACCCGCGGCTGTTCTTGGGGCGTTCGTCACGGAGCTGACGACGCCGGCGACGTTCGCGTTCGGCGGCGTCGAACTCAAGTTGACGGAGCTTTCGGCCGTCCTGTTGCAGAGTCTGCTGCATTACGTCCCCGGCTTGCTTCTCGGCGTTGGGCTGGGTGCGCCGCTGGGAATCGCGCTGGGGTATTCGACGCGACTGGACGAGTATTTCACGCCTGCTGTGGGGCTGCTGCGGCCGATCCCGCCGCTGGCGTGGATGGGGTTTGTCATCGCCTGGGTCGGCATCGGCCACGCTGGCGCGGCGGTCATCGTCGCCATCGGTTCGTTCTGGATCACGCTGCTTGGCGCCCACGACGGGGTCCGGGAACTCCCGACGGAGTGGATCGAGGTCGGGGAGAGTCTCGGCGTCCGGGACCACCGGACAATGGTCCGGAAGGTCGTGATTCCTGGCGTTGCGCCGTCGGTTTCCACCGCCGTCCGAACCAGCCTCGGCCGAAGCTGGATGATCATCGTCGCCGCCGAACTGTTCGGCGCACCGGGGCTCGGCTATCGAATCATCCACACGGCCCAGAGTCTCGCGATGGACGTCAGTATGGCCTATATGGTCGCGCTTGGGCTCGCGTACCTGGCTACGGACGCACTCTTTCAGGTCGCTCGCGAGGTGGCTGCACCGTGA
- a CDS encoding ABC transporter ATP-binding protein — protein MTDETAFVALENVSKRYETGEGTIAALEEIDLSVPEGGFVSLVGPSGCGKTTLLRLVAGLESPSSGRVRVGGDVVTGPDPDRGLVFQSTTLYPWRTVAENVRFGLEVNDTSATVADRRVERLLSMVGLADRADAYPSELSGGMRTRVGIARALALDPEVLLLDEPFSDLDVATRESLQEDLLGIWHELGKTVVLVTHTVGEAVRLSDSVVVFDGHGAISTVVDVDLDRPRDFETDRFDPYVSAIRNTIRDGRRNDQSTDRCFEQHTTNPKH, from the coding sequence GTGACTGACGAGACGGCGTTCGTCGCCCTCGAAAACGTCTCGAAGCGCTACGAGACTGGCGAGGGGACCATCGCCGCACTCGAGGAGATCGACCTCTCGGTCCCCGAGGGTGGGTTCGTGAGTCTCGTCGGCCCGTCCGGCTGTGGGAAGACGACGCTTCTCCGACTGGTCGCGGGCCTGGAATCACCGTCTTCCGGGCGCGTCCGCGTTGGCGGCGACGTGGTCACCGGGCCGGACCCTGACCGGGGACTCGTCTTCCAGTCGACGACGCTGTATCCCTGGCGGACAGTGGCCGAGAACGTCCGCTTCGGGCTGGAGGTCAATGACACGAGCGCGACTGTGGCCGACCGGCGAGTCGAACGACTCCTTTCGATGGTCGGGCTTGCCGACCGGGCAGATGCCTATCCATCGGAACTCAGCGGCGGTATGCGAACCCGTGTCGGAATCGCTCGCGCGCTCGCTCTCGACCCCGAGGTCCTGTTGCTTGACGAGCCGTTCTCGGATCTCGACGTGGCGACCCGGGAGTCGCTGCAGGAGGATCTACTCGGGATTTGGCACGAGCTGGGAAAGACCGTCGTCCTCGTGACACACACCGTCGGCGAGGCGGTCCGGCTCTCGGACTCGGTCGTCGTCTTCGATGGGCACGGGGCGATTTCGACTGTCGTTGACGTAGATCTCGACCGACCGCGGGACTTCGAGACCGACCGCTTTGACCCCTATGTGAGCGCTATCCGAAACACGATTCGGGACGGCAGAAGAAACGACCAGTCGACTGATCGATGTTTCGAACAACACACGACCAATCCAAAACACTGA
- the tsaA gene encoding tRNA (N6-threonylcarbamoyladenosine(37)-N6)-methyltransferase TrmO → MNALALAADRFGDRSLSYPYYRLQEAGHTVDIAAPGGQPITGRNGIDFEADLPISEADAAAYDLLVLPGGYSSEAIRMQAPEAIDIVRSFDERDKPIASVCHGAQLLVSAGVVEGRRLACHPSIKDDVEAAGGTFVNDAGVVDGNLITARDYSDVADWLAAVLREVTTPTTTDGSGVTASAAGPDPTRSSNGSIQPIGTIHSPYTEESGMPIQGAFSEAMGVVEVDPEYEPGLLDLAEFSHVVVLYQFHVAEDYDLQPQPFMEDEVHGVFATRAPRRPNPLGMSVLELENVSDGSLFVSGVDVLDGTPLLDIKPFVPEFNGVEDAQIGWLEGAIDNEHRRTSDDRFVE, encoded by the coding sequence GTGAACGCACTCGCACTCGCGGCGGATCGATTCGGTGATCGCTCGCTCAGTTACCCCTACTACCGCCTCCAGGAGGCGGGCCACACCGTCGATATCGCCGCTCCTGGCGGACAGCCGATCACCGGGCGCAACGGGATCGACTTCGAGGCCGACCTCCCGATTTCGGAGGCCGACGCGGCGGCCTACGACCTGCTCGTGCTCCCTGGTGGGTACTCCTCGGAGGCGATCCGGATGCAAGCCCCCGAGGCTATCGATATCGTTCGCTCGTTCGACGAGCGGGACAAACCGATCGCGTCGGTCTGTCACGGCGCACAGTTGCTCGTCAGTGCCGGCGTCGTCGAGGGGCGGCGACTGGCCTGCCATCCCTCGATCAAAGACGACGTCGAGGCCGCCGGTGGGACGTTCGTGAACGACGCGGGCGTCGTCGACGGCAATCTGATCACGGCCCGGGATTACTCCGACGTGGCCGACTGGCTCGCCGCCGTCCTCAGGGAAGTCACGACTCCGACGACGACCGACGGCAGCGGGGTAACGGCTTCGGCCGCCGGACCCGACCCGACCCGATCGTCGAACGGGTCAATCCAGCCGATCGGGACCATCCACTCGCCGTACACCGAGGAGTCAGGGATGCCGATTCAGGGTGCCTTCTCCGAGGCGATGGGTGTCGTCGAGGTCGATCCCGAGTACGAACCGGGCCTGCTCGATCTGGCGGAGTTCTCCCACGTCGTCGTGCTCTATCAGTTCCACGTCGCCGAGGACTATGACCTACAGCCCCAGCCGTTTATGGAAGACGAGGTCCACGGCGTCTTCGCGACGCGGGCCCCGCGACGACCGAACCCGCTCGGGATGTCTGTCCTCGAGTTGGAGAACGTCTCGGACGGCTCGCTGTTCGTCTCCGGGGTCGATGTGCTCGATGGGACGCCACTGCTCGATATCAAACCGTTTGTCCCCGAGTTTAACGGGGTCGAAGACGCCCAGATTGGGTGGCTTGAGGGCGCTATCGACAACGAACACCGCCGGACGTCGGACGACCGGTTCGTCGAGTAG
- the glp gene encoding gephyrin-like molybdotransferase Glp: MGDAESVRGSGFVERTRVREALETLREATNVSTGTQTVPLADADGRVLAETVTSPRNVPDFPRAAMDGYAVRAEDTFGAADRSPATLTVGDSAGPQRATWVHTGSPVAEPADAVVKTENAREVGDTIEITSAAAVGQNVSEVGEDIEADQHLFDPGHRLRPSDLALLRSVGTESVTVRERPSVAVIPTGEELVESDPDPGEAIETNGLMVSSLAERWGGDTRYRDVVTDDRDALVAAIEADLDADVIVTTGGSSIGKRDLLPAVVEDRGELLVHGVALKPGHPVALGQVEDTPILMLPGYPVACIVNAWQFVRPIVNWTTDTEPDEPARVEAELDRKVRSEPGIRSCVRVTVSETDEGVVADPVHESGASILSSVSLADGWVQVPESVEGYDAGDRVTVEFWEAQP; the protein is encoded by the coding sequence ATGGGAGATGCTGAGTCAGTCCGAGGGTCAGGATTCGTCGAGCGGACGCGCGTCCGTGAGGCACTCGAAACCCTCAGGGAAGCAACGAACGTCTCGACGGGGACCCAGACGGTGCCGCTCGCTGACGCGGACGGACGAGTCCTCGCCGAGACAGTGACGTCGCCACGGAACGTCCCGGACTTTCCGCGGGCGGCGATGGACGGCTACGCGGTCAGAGCCGAGGACACCTTCGGTGCGGCCGATCGATCACCTGCCACGCTCACTGTCGGGGACAGCGCTGGCCCGCAACGGGCGACCTGGGTTCACACGGGCAGTCCCGTCGCGGAGCCGGCCGACGCCGTCGTCAAGACCGAGAACGCCCGGGAAGTGGGCGACACCATAGAGATCACGAGCGCCGCCGCAGTCGGCCAGAACGTCAGTGAGGTCGGCGAGGACATCGAGGCCGACCAGCACCTGTTCGATCCGGGGCATCGGCTCCGCCCATCGGATCTGGCGCTGCTCCGGTCGGTCGGAACTGAGTCAGTCACAGTTCGGGAGCGCCCGTCCGTCGCCGTGATCCCGACCGGCGAGGAGCTGGTCGAGAGCGACCCCGACCCCGGGGAGGCGATCGAGACCAACGGGCTGATGGTCTCATCGCTGGCCGAGCGCTGGGGCGGCGACACCCGGTATCGCGATGTCGTGACCGACGATCGGGACGCGCTCGTGGCGGCGATCGAGGCCGATCTCGACGCGGACGTGATCGTGACGACCGGCGGCTCTTCGATCGGCAAGCGCGATCTGCTTCCGGCCGTTGTCGAGGACCGTGGTGAATTGCTCGTCCACGGAGTGGCACTCAAGCCGGGCCATCCGGTTGCGCTCGGACAGGTCGAGGACACGCCGATCCTCATGCTGCCGGGGTATCCCGTCGCCTGTATCGTCAACGCCTGGCAGTTCGTCCGGCCGATCGTCAACTGGACGACCGACACGGAGCCCGACGAGCCGGCCCGGGTCGAGGCCGAACTCGATCGGAAGGTCCGGAGCGAACCCGGCATCCGGAGTTGTGTCCGGGTGACCGTCAGCGAGACCGACGAGGGCGTCGTCGCTGACCCGGTCCACGAAAGCGGCGCGAGTATTCTCTCGAGCGTTTCGCTTGCCGACGGCTGGGTGCAGGTGCCCGAGTCGGTCGAGGGGTACGACGCGGGCGATCGCGTCACGGTCGAGTTCTGGGAGGCCCAGCCGTGA
- a CDS encoding molybdopterin biosynthesis protein, translated as MTERKQFRDLATPLELHSAIEALDIGAGTESVGLLDADGRVAAERIDAAIDVPGFDRSTMDGYAVRATDTFDASEGDPFVADLAGAVDAGERPETDVSAGTVVSVATGAPLPSGADAVVPVERTTRREADDSTVVEIRTAVAPGDNVMHSGDDVAAGDRAVGPGTVLTTRDVGLLAALGVETVLVVESPSVGIVSTGNELVRPGEALETERGQIYDLNTYALAAAVRAAGGRPEVVPHVADDYETMHETLQSVGERCELVLSSGSTSASDTDVLYRVVDDHGSLDLHGVAVKPGRPTIVGEIADTPYVGLPGNPVSALSIFRTFVAPAIREAAGRPPESAPTLVGEMAVPKRYTEGRTYLLPVAVIEDGVGDVLVYPVDKGSGAITSLTEADGVVEMAPETELLDRGESVTVELFSAETRPPSVLAIGESDPLLSRLLDRLDGPRYLPHGSAEGRRRLRDGIPDFALLDEDDADVAAGDTLATYTREWGLIVPAGNPDDVSELTDLFEVEGFYNLPQSSALRSTFDHAFGEMAAESGVSRHDLTDRIHGYDRTVSGIRSPARRVAEGSATVGLGLRFAETALDVDFVPIGTQRLSVVAAPDRLGKSGMRTLQSVLERELDSIAESTPGYNIH; from the coding sequence GTGACCGAGCGCAAGCAGTTTCGCGACCTCGCGACGCCGTTGGAACTCCATTCGGCAATAGAGGCGCTGGACATCGGGGCCGGGACGGAATCGGTCGGGCTACTGGACGCCGACGGCCGCGTCGCGGCCGAGCGGATCGACGCCGCCATCGACGTACCGGGGTTCGATCGCTCGACGATGGACGGATACGCCGTCCGGGCTACCGACACGTTCGACGCCTCCGAGGGCGATCCTTTCGTGGCCGACCTCGCCGGCGCCGTCGACGCCGGGGAGCGCCCCGAGACGGACGTCTCCGCGGGAACGGTTGTCAGTGTCGCGACGGGTGCGCCGCTGCCCTCGGGTGCTGACGCAGTGGTCCCGGTCGAGCGCACGACCCGACGTGAGGCCGACGATAGCACCGTCGTCGAGATCCGAACGGCCGTCGCGCCGGGGGACAACGTCATGCACAGCGGCGACGACGTGGCCGCCGGCGACCGGGCCGTCGGTCCGGGGACAGTGCTGACGACGCGAGACGTGGGACTGCTCGCCGCTCTCGGCGTCGAGACGGTCCTGGTCGTCGAGTCGCCGTCGGTTGGGATCGTCTCGACCGGGAACGAACTCGTGCGACCGGGCGAGGCCCTCGAGACCGAGCGCGGCCAGATCTACGACCTCAACACGTACGCGCTGGCGGCGGCAGTCCGAGCGGCCGGCGGCCGGCCGGAGGTCGTGCCACACGTCGCCGACGATTACGAGACGATGCACGAGACGCTACAGTCGGTCGGCGAGCGGTGTGAACTCGTCCTCTCTTCGGGCTCGACGAGCGCGAGTGACACCGACGTGCTCTATCGGGTCGTCGACGACCACGGATCGCTCGATCTCCACGGTGTGGCGGTCAAGCCCGGCCGCCCGACGATCGTCGGGGAGATCGCCGACACTCCCTACGTCGGCCTCCCCGGCAACCCCGTCTCGGCGCTGAGTATTTTCCGGACCTTCGTCGCGCCTGCGATTCGGGAGGCGGCCGGTCGACCGCCCGAATCCGCTCCCACGCTCGTGGGGGAGATGGCGGTCCCGAAGCGCTACACCGAAGGGCGGACGTACCTGCTCCCGGTCGCCGTCATCGAGGACGGGGTGGGCGACGTGCTCGTCTACCCGGTCGACAAGGGAAGCGGGGCGATTACCAGTCTCACCGAGGCCGACGGCGTCGTCGAAATGGCGCCCGAGACCGAGCTGCTCGACCGGGGCGAGTCCGTCACTGTCGAGCTGTTCTCCGCGGAGACGCGCCCGCCGTCGGTGCTCGCCATCGGCGAGTCTGACCCGCTGCTCTCGCGGTTGCTCGACCGGCTCGACGGGCCGCGCTATCTCCCCCACGGGAGTGCCGAGGGCCGTCGCCGTCTCCGCGATGGGATCCCGGATTTCGCCCTGCTCGACGAGGACGACGCCGATGTCGCTGCTGGCGATACCCTCGCCACGTACACCCGCGAATGGGGGCTGATCGTCCCGGCGGGCAATCCTGACGACGTGTCGGAACTGACTGACCTCTTCGAGGTGGAGGGGTTCTACAACCTCCCGCAGTCGTCGGCCCTACGGTCGACTTTCGACCACGCCTTCGGCGAGATGGCCGCCGAATCCGGTGTGTCAAGACACGATCTCACTGATCGGATCCATGGCTACGACCGGACGGTATCCGGCATTCGGAGTCCGGCCCGTCGCGTGGCCGAGGGATCGGCGACAGTCGGACTCGGGCTTCGCTTCGCCGAAACGGCGCTCGACGTTGATTTCGTGCCGATCGGCACACAACGGCTCAGCGTCGTTGCGGCCCCCGATCGTCTCGGCAAGTCCGGCATGCGGACGCTCCAATCAGTGCTTGAACGCGAACTCGATTCGATCGCCGAGTCGACGCCGGGATATAACATACACTGA
- a CDS encoding DUF7385 family protein gives MARLDVSDGFDVHEYREGFKLRKETRRTMQLENRGSFECPACGKPFEELFVSEKRTNTFQSPPGPFCLVRTDDQLLLFTH, from the coding sequence ATGGCGCGACTGGACGTATCGGACGGGTTCGACGTCCACGAGTATCGAGAGGGGTTCAAACTCCGCAAGGAAACCCGACGGACGATGCAACTGGAGAACCGCGGGAGCTTCGAGTGTCCGGCCTGCGGAAAGCCCTTCGAGGAGCTATTCGTCTCCGAGAAGCGGACGAACACCTTCCAGTCGCCGCCCGGCCCGTTCTGTCTGGTCCGGACCGACGACCAGCTACTCCTGTTCACGCACTGA
- the msrB gene encoding peptide-methionine (R)-S-oxide reductase MsrB, producing the protein MTDTQTPDDIPGSDEEWREILTEEEYHILRERGTEPKFSGDLLDVDDDGVFRCAGCGAPLFDADSKFESGHGWPSFYDVVEEGNVETEVDTRHGMERTEVLCDSCGGHLGHVFEDGPEPTGKRYCINSAALEFEADE; encoded by the coding sequence ATGACTGACACTCAGACGCCAGACGACATCCCGGGGAGCGACGAGGAGTGGCGCGAGATTCTGACCGAAGAGGAGTATCACATCCTTCGCGAGCGCGGCACCGAGCCGAAGTTCAGCGGCGACCTGCTGGACGTCGACGACGACGGCGTCTTCCGGTGTGCCGGCTGTGGCGCGCCGCTGTTCGACGCCGATTCGAAGTTCGAGTCCGGTCACGGCTGGCCGAGTTTCTACGACGTCGTCGAGGAGGGTAACGTCGAGACCGAGGTCGACACCCGACACGGGATGGAACGGACGGAGGTTCTCTGTGACTCCTGTGGCGGTCATCTCGGCCACGTCTTCGAGGACGGCCCGGAGCCGACCGGCAAGCGCTACTGCATCAACTCGGCAGCACTGGAGTTCGAAGCCGACGAGTAG